Below is a genomic region from Candidatus Spechtbacterales bacterium.
GAAGATAAATACACAAAGCGGATATGTAGTACCGGTTGCGATTATCGTCGCAGGTGTGTTGATAGCCGGCGCGGTTTTTTTCACCCACAACAACAAGAATGTCGCGACAAGCAATAATACTGACCGTAACAATGGGGCTGACCATAATACAGGAGAGCAACCCTCTGGTGAATTTCGAATGCCAAACGAAAGCGATCATGTGCGTGGCAATAGTAATGCTAAAATTACAATTGTTGAATATT
It encodes:
- a CDS encoding thioredoxin domain-containing protein yields the protein MKINTQSGYVVPVAIIVAGVLIAGAVFFTHNNKNVATSNNTDRNNGADHNTGEQPSGEFRMPNESDHVRGNSNAKITIVEYSDFNCSFCARLHPTLSRIVEENEDVQWVYRHFANYAQGRVAAIGSECVAKIGGNDVFWEFSDRMFD